One segment of Anopheles stephensi strain Indian chromosome 3, UCI_ANSTEP_V1.0, whole genome shotgun sequence DNA contains the following:
- the LOC118514581 gene encoding lipopolysaccharide-induced tumor necrosis factor-alpha factor homolog isoform X2: METTVIVTSPQVGPDPTTIICPSCRATVVTRLEYETTTKTHLCAGLLCLFLCWPCAFVPYCSTACRDANHYCPNCGSFIGTYRK; encoded by the exons ATGG AGACCACGGTGATCGTTACCAGCCCTCAGGTCGGTCCGGACCCAACCACCATCATCTGTCCATCCTGCCGGGCGACCGTGGTGACGAGGCTGGAGTAtgaaaccaccaccaagacGCATCTGTGTGCTGGTTTGCTGTGTCTGTTTCTGTGCTGGCCGTGTGCGTTCGTGCCCTACTGTTCGACGGCCTGCCGCGATGCCAACCATTACTGCCCGAACTGTGGATCCTTTATCGGCACGTACCGGAAGTAG
- the LOC118514578 gene encoding lipopolysaccharide-induced tumor necrosis factor-alpha factor-like, whose amino-acid sequence MNPSGKGSGPEGFQAQPLNQPPYPAQSPPYPGQMPAATGGYPHPSANVPNYAHPPPPPPYDANSNVIPPPQNAGTTYVQVVTSPQVGPDPASMVCPSCTKHVITRLDYETSTKTHIAAGLLCLFICWPCFWIPYIIDSCKNANHYCPNCGAYIGTYRG is encoded by the exons ATGAACCCAAGTGGTAAGGGATCCGGTCCGGAAGGGTTTCAAGCGCAGCCCTTAAATCAACCACCCTACCCTGCCCAATCTCCACCCTACCCCGGCCAAATGCCGGCCGCCACCGGTGGCTATCCGCATCCCTCGGCCAACGTGCCGAACTATGCTcatccaccaccgccgccaccgtaCGACGCCAACTCGAACGTGATCCCACCGCCACAGAATGCCGGCACGACCTATGTGCAGG TCGTTACCAGCCCACAGGTAGGACCCGATCCGGCCTCGATGGTGTGTCCCTCCTGTACCAAGCACGTGATCACCCGGCTGGACTATGAAACTTCTACCAAAACGCACATCGCCGCAGGCCTGCTATGCCTGTTCAT CTGTTGGCCATGCTTCTGGATACCGTACATAATCGATTCGTGCAAGAACGCAAATCACTATTGCCCGAACTGTGGGGCGTACATTGGCACGTACCGTGGCTAG
- the LOC118514585 gene encoding lipopolysaccharide-induced tumor necrosis factor-alpha factor homolog, translating to MTTIIVTNPQVGPDPMTITCPSCRATVRTKVKHESTTSTHACALLLWIVCWPCLCLPYCCNSCRDANHYCPRCNTFLGSYKH from the exons ATGA CCACCATCATAGTGACGAATCCACAGGTCGGCCCCGACCCCATGACGATCACCTGCCCATCGTGCCGTGCTACGGTACGCACGAAAGTGAAGCACGAATCGACGACGTCGACTCACGCCTGCGCCCTGCTGCTGTGGATCGTGTGTTGGCCCTGCCTGTGCCTACCGTACTGCTGCAATTCGTGTCGAGACGCCAATCATTACTGCCCAAGATGCAACACGTTCCTCGGCTCGTACAAACATTGA
- the LOC118514581 gene encoding lipopolysaccharide-induced tumor necrosis factor-alpha factor homolog isoform X1 → MDGTGTTDPPPYDQINRPVPAAYPHQQTPTADPFKSASLHTQEPPSLQTTVIVTSPQVGPDPTTIICPSCRATVVTRLEYETTTKTHLCAGLLCLFLCWPCAFVPYCSTACRDANHYCPNCGSFIGTYRK, encoded by the exons ATGG ATGGGACGGGCACGACAGATCCACCGCCGTACGATCAGATCAATCGTCCCGTGCCGGCTGCCTATCCCCACCAGCAAACGCCAACGGCCGATCCGTTCAAATCCGCTAGCTTGCACACCCAGGAACCGCCATCGTTGC AGACCACGGTGATCGTTACCAGCCCTCAGGTCGGTCCGGACCCAACCACCATCATCTGTCCATCCTGCCGGGCGACCGTGGTGACGAGGCTGGAGTAtgaaaccaccaccaagacGCATCTGTGTGCTGGTTTGCTGTGTCTGTTTCTGTGCTGGCCGTGTGCGTTCGTGCCCTACTGTTCGACGGCCTGCCGCGATGCCAACCATTACTGCCCGAACTGTGGATCCTTTATCGGCACGTACCGGAAGTAG